A window from Prinia subflava isolate CZ2003 ecotype Zambia chromosome Z, Cam_Psub_1.2, whole genome shotgun sequence encodes these proteins:
- the SLC46A2 gene encoding solute carrier family 46 member 2 produces MVGIMAMRTWIEPVVAGSQVASAFYDTALLLVVRNYYNQTNGTAPSHVLEDAQQKAVSNFYIIYNLVLGLSPLVSAYGLSKLGDRIHRKIPICFPLVGYLGSKTLLLLLILLGWPVEVMYGAAALNGLTGGFTTLWAGIMALGSLGSSESKRSLRLIVIELVYGLAGFLGSMASGYLFVGFSDHYREGTVLVCCSIACYAFCLLYSIFVLAVPKLAASCPAKAKSPEEMGGQLPEAAVAGSSQPSKGRISTPVSPSKLTIILLFVAAILYDLAVVGAMNVLPLFLLREPLSWNAVEIGHGNAAGYVIFITSFLGVLVFSRYLRDITMIMIGVASFSAGILIMAFVQWTFLFYIARAVMLFALIPLPTIRSMLSKHVEGSSYGKVFVLLQLSLVITGVVTSTIYNKIYQNTLDWYSGFCFILSFLVGCLSLLPLSFVAIKQRSTTGSLEILTE; encoded by the exons ATGGTGGGAATAATGGCAATGAGGACGTGGATTGAGCCAGTGGTTGCGGGTTCCCAAGTGGCCAGTGCCTTCTatgacacagcactgctgctggtaGTGAGGAACTACTACAACCAGACCAACGGCACTGCTCCCTCCCACGTCCTGGAAGatgctcagcagaaggctgtATCTAATTTTTATATCATCTACAACCTCGTCCTGGGCCTGAGCCCGCTGGTGTCAGCCTATGGCTTGTCCAAGCTGGGGGACAGGATACATCGGAAGATCCCCATCTGCTTCCCTCTTGTTGGCTATCTGGGCTCCAAaactctcctgctcctcctgatTCTGCTGGGCTGGCCAGTGGAGGTGATGTATGGGGCTGCTGCCCTCAATGGGCTGACAGGAGGCTTCACCACACTTTGGGCAGGCATCATGGCTctgggatccctggggtccTCTGAAAGCAAGAGATCTCTGCGGCTCATCGTTATCGAACTGGTGTATGGTCTCGCTGGCTTTCTGGGAAGCATGGCGTCTGGCTACCTCTTTGTTGGCTTCAGTGACCACTATCGAGAAGGCACCGTGCTGGTGTGCTGCAGCATTGCTTGCTATGCCTTCTGTCTCCTCTACAGCATTTTTGTCCTCGCAGTCCCCAAGCTTGCCGCTTCCTGCCCAGCAAAAGCCAAGAGTCCAGAGGAGATGGGTGGTCAGCTACCAGAAGCAGCAGTAGCAGGGAGTTCCCAGCCTTCAAAGGGCAGGATCTCCACTCCAGTATCACCCTCAAAACTCACCATCATCCTGCTGTTTGTGGCAGCAATCCTCTACGACCTTGCTGTGGTTGGTGCAATGAATGTACTCCCCCTGTTCTTGCTCAGGGAACCTTTGAGTTGGAATGCCGTGGAGATTGGCCATGGCAATGCTGCTGGGTACGTGATCTTCATTACCAGTTTCCTAGGGGTGCTCGTGTTCTCCAGATACCTGAGGGATATTACCATGATCATGATTGGAGTAGCATCGTTCAGTGCTGGCATCCTCATCATGGCCTTCGTGCAGTGGACATTCCTGTTCTACATTG CACGGGCAGTGATGCTGTTTGCCCTCATCCCCTTACCAACCATCAGGTCCATGTTGTCCAAGCATGTTGAAGGATCATCCTATG GTAAGGTGtttgtcctgctgcagctgtctTTAGTCATCACAGGTGTAGTGACATCTACAATCTACAACAAGATCTATCAAAACACACTGGACTGGTACAGCGGCTTCTGcttcattttgtcttttctagTTGGCTGCCTGAGTCTCCTCCCTTTAAG CTTTGTGGCCATCAAACAACGGTCAACCACTGGCTCCCTTGAGATTCTGACTGAGTAA